One Gimesia aquarii DNA segment encodes these proteins:
- a CDS encoding CPBP family intramembrane glutamic endopeptidase, giving the protein MTDSENTPADESESKKTNLAQNNVPESNNQSPESQDFSEVVEQVVNDEEEQIVWLADDQAAPDLETPVKVHPPGPGLLESIGWMFGVIGAHFAGGLVFIVGVFVYLITTSKVGPKPQEISNQFKQFLEDHVLELAGVEQGVFVLIVMAAVGLRLGRGTFAKLNLQPFAFSTGLLFFITVLPLSLISGELYRVTFDVWSLFADQWPVLKQFDEMNTMEAVKQMAENSPLWALVIVIAVFPAIGEELVFRGAIGHGLLARWGLIPGILITSIMFGMVHAHPAHIVAVIPLGMFMHYVYYVTRSFWAPILVHFLNNAFAVSMAKLATSLPEEAAKLGDETQAVHPMITLSASLFIAVVCFYLWKTRSQYRKENGEVWTPGYVSNESPPPDTSITLQRDKITYGIYYYMAALFLVFLGMVQIFGIE; this is encoded by the coding sequence ATGACTGATTCTGAAAATACACCTGCCGATGAGTCCGAATCGAAAAAAACCAATTTGGCTCAGAACAATGTACCTGAGAGCAATAATCAAAGTCCAGAGTCTCAAGACTTTTCTGAAGTCGTTGAACAGGTTGTCAATGATGAGGAAGAGCAAATCGTCTGGCTGGCCGATGACCAAGCTGCACCTGACCTGGAAACGCCAGTGAAAGTACACCCGCCGGGTCCCGGGTTATTGGAATCAATTGGCTGGATGTTCGGTGTCATTGGCGCGCATTTCGCAGGTGGTCTGGTATTTATCGTTGGTGTGTTTGTTTATCTGATTACTACATCAAAAGTAGGACCGAAGCCCCAGGAAATAAGTAATCAATTTAAGCAGTTTCTTGAAGATCATGTTCTCGAGTTAGCGGGAGTCGAACAAGGTGTCTTTGTTTTGATTGTCATGGCGGCAGTCGGATTACGTTTGGGGAGAGGTACTTTTGCAAAATTAAACTTGCAACCATTTGCCTTTTCTACTGGCTTATTGTTTTTCATTACAGTTCTTCCACTCTCTTTGATTTCAGGAGAACTTTATCGGGTCACTTTTGATGTTTGGAGTCTCTTTGCTGATCAGTGGCCAGTGTTAAAACAGTTCGATGAAATGAATACGATGGAAGCGGTAAAGCAGATGGCCGAAAACAGTCCACTGTGGGCACTAGTCATTGTAATTGCTGTTTTTCCTGCGATTGGCGAGGAGTTGGTTTTTCGGGGTGCGATTGGCCATGGACTTCTGGCACGTTGGGGATTAATCCCTGGAATTCTGATTACTTCCATAATGTTTGGAATGGTTCATGCGCATCCGGCACATATTGTCGCTGTCATACCGTTGGGTATGTTTATGCATTATGTTTACTACGTCACGCGCAGCTTTTGGGCTCCCATTCTGGTGCATTTTTTGAATAATGCGTTTGCGGTATCCATGGCGAAGCTTGCGACCTCTCTACCAGAAGAAGCGGCAAAATTAGGTGACGAAACACAGGCCGTCCATCCCATGATAACTTTATCTGCCAGCCTGTTTATCGCCGTTGTTTGCTTTTATTTATGGAAAACACGTTCGCAATATCGTAAAGAAAATGGTGAGGTGTGGACCCCGGGATACGTTTCAAACGAAAGCCCACCGCCAGATACAAGCATCACGCTGCAACGAGATAAAATCACTTACGGAATCTATTATTATATGGCTGCGCTCTTTCTGGTGTTTCTTGGCATGGTACAAATCTTTGGAATCGAATAA
- a CDS encoding serine/threonine protein kinase, translating into MNDSLITDVNCSEEQIIEMSSEQDLEEDTKENHCQLQYCANCNSSFFQEGGEKSCPVCGAQVDDISASALEETIVFDNLDARVPVVPPFSSEEADPIIGTDLHVYQCQSLIGRGGMGMVYLATHRDLGRQCALKILLPRLAERDPDYVERFFHEGRAVATLNHPNIVTAHAIGEARGYRFLEMELVAGRALSHIIREDGPLNPLHATSLIAQIASGLGTAHMKGIIHQDLKLENILLTSSGVPKIADFGLAKRINADDQLYSHESLAGTPNFMAPELFQGSPATATSDIYSLGVCFFVLLTGQLPHRGQDFNSLIQEVTSKPTPSVRELCPHISLEIAECVSLMLDKSPANRFQNGFMAAQFLNAVLGQVKNIEAMLFEAFGRNKNVSWKRKGLQYILEVKQSGKRKQTVFIERSDHQMHERLLLIYSTCCDAQPEYYEEALRLNSEISHGGISIREVDGKTKFVMIDTFPRSTVDAEDIRKSVMAVAQHADEIEQQLTGHDLH; encoded by the coding sequence ATGAACGACTCATTAATCACAGATGTTAACTGTTCCGAAGAGCAAATTATAGAAATGTCATCAGAACAAGACCTTGAAGAGGATACAAAAGAAAACCATTGCCAACTTCAATACTGCGCCAACTGTAACTCGAGTTTCTTCCAGGAGGGAGGGGAAAAATCTTGTCCTGTTTGTGGCGCACAGGTAGATGATATCTCTGCATCTGCCTTAGAAGAAACAATCGTTTTTGATAATTTGGATGCACGAGTTCCTGTCGTCCCCCCCTTTTCTTCTGAGGAAGCAGATCCTATTATTGGCACGGATTTACATGTCTATCAATGTCAATCGTTGATTGGGCGCGGTGGAATGGGGATGGTTTACCTGGCAACTCACCGTGATCTGGGAAGACAATGTGCATTGAAAATTTTGTTGCCACGCTTGGCTGAACGTGATCCAGATTATGTGGAGCGTTTCTTTCATGAAGGCCGCGCTGTTGCCACATTAAACCACCCGAACATTGTAACGGCACATGCGATTGGTGAAGCGCGCGGTTACCGGTTTCTCGAAATGGAATTGGTCGCTGGTAGAGCACTCAGTCATATCATCCGAGAAGATGGCCCACTTAATCCCTTACATGCAACTTCGTTAATCGCGCAGATTGCCTCTGGCCTGGGAACTGCGCATATGAAAGGGATTATTCATCAGGATCTGAAGTTAGAGAATATTCTCTTAACCAGTTCGGGAGTACCTAAAATTGCGGACTTCGGCCTGGCAAAACGAATTAATGCTGACGATCAATTATATTCACACGAATCCTTAGCAGGTACACCGAACTTCATGGCCCCCGAGTTATTTCAGGGATCTCCTGCCACGGCCACATCAGATATTTATTCGTTGGGAGTTTGTTTCTTTGTATTGTTAACAGGACAACTTCCTCATCGTGGGCAGGATTTCAATTCTCTCATTCAGGAAGTGACGTCCAAACCCACACCAAGTGTGCGCGAGTTGTGTCCTCACATTTCACTGGAGATTGCGGAATGTGTCTCTTTGATGCTGGATAAGAGTCCTGCCAACCGATTCCAAAATGGGTTCATGGCAGCACAGTTTCTGAATGCCGTTTTGGGGCAAGTGAAGAATATTGAAGCGATGCTTTTCGAAGCGTTTGGCAGAAATAAGAATGTCTCCTGGAAACGCAAAGGACTGCAATATATTCTGGAAGTCAAACAATCTGGTAAGCGGAAACAAACTGTGTTTATCGAACGTAGCGATCATCAGATGCATGAACGATTATTATTGATTTACAGCACTTGCTGCGATGCACAGCCTGAATATTATGAAGAAGCACTTCGACTGAATTCAGAGATTTCACATGGCGGAATCTCCATCCGCGAAGTAGATGGCAAGACAAAATTTGTGATGATCGATACATTCCCGCGTTCGACTGTTGATGCCGAGGACATTCGCAAAAGTGTCATGGCTGTCGCACAACATGCCGATGAAATCGAACAACAACTGACTGGACATGACTTGCATTAA
- the rpmA gene encoding 50S ribosomal protein L27, whose product MAHKKGQGSSRNGRDSEAQRRGIKKFGGESVLAGNIIARQCGTKWHPGKNVGMGRDYTIFSLVEGKVYFDKEGRRINVEPALN is encoded by the coding sequence ATGGCTCATAAGAAAGGACAAGGTTCCAGCCGTAACGGGCGTGATTCAGAGGCACAACGCCGTGGAATCAAGAAGTTTGGCGGTGAGAGCGTCCTGGCAGGAAATATTATTGCCCGTCAATGTGGAACAAAATGGCATCCTGGTAAAAATGTCGGTATGGGGAGAGACTATACCATTTTTTCGCTGGTTGAGGGAAAAGTCTACTTCGACAAGGAAGGTCGACGAATTAACGTTGAACCTGCACTGAACTAA
- a CDS encoding S1C family serine protease, with the protein MKYIFGCFLSAILGGLIVTSMNSPSRSWISLSQAQGPPPKLTGPRILPPTPLGPSGSNPPVVKDSKLPDQQKVFNARGLTPEEEVNVSVYEKLNKSVAHITTKSTKTDGFFLLEYDTEGAGSGAIIDNAGHILTNYHVIEDAQEVNVTLFNGKSYPATFVGADAINDIAVIKIEEDPSVLSPVVMTDSSQLKVGQRVFAIGNPFGLERTMTCGIISSLNRSLKLRGNRTIKSIIQIDAAVNPGNSGGPLLNSHGQLIGINTAIASKTGQSSGVGFAIPSNLVARVVPQLLTHGHMIHPEIGIQRVYETEQGLLVAKLTPGGPAEKAGIRGPKILRQRRGLIVIERVDRGAADLIVAVDQKQVKSASDFLDYIESKKPGDTVTVTVLRGKEQTPTKVSVTLTASHPSR; encoded by the coding sequence ATGAAATATATATTTGGTTGTTTTCTCTCTGCAATCCTGGGTGGTCTGATTGTTACATCAATGAATTCCCCATCTCGTAGTTGGATTTCACTTTCACAAGCACAAGGTCCACCACCTAAGTTGACGGGACCGAGGATTTTACCTCCTACGCCATTAGGCCCGTCAGGTTCGAATCCACCAGTGGTGAAAGATTCAAAATTACCTGACCAGCAGAAAGTCTTTAATGCACGTGGGTTGACGCCCGAAGAAGAAGTCAATGTGAGTGTGTACGAAAAATTAAATAAAAGTGTGGCACACATCACAACGAAAAGTACAAAAACAGATGGTTTTTTCTTGCTTGAATATGATACGGAAGGTGCTGGTTCTGGAGCGATCATTGATAATGCAGGGCATATTCTAACGAATTATCATGTCATCGAAGACGCTCAAGAAGTTAATGTAACGTTGTTTAATGGAAAGTCTTACCCGGCAACTTTTGTTGGTGCTGACGCGATTAATGATATTGCTGTGATTAAAATTGAGGAAGATCCGAGTGTCTTGAGTCCAGTAGTTATGACAGATTCCAGTCAATTAAAAGTCGGTCAAAGAGTTTTTGCGATTGGCAATCCTTTTGGTCTCGAACGAACGATGACGTGTGGCATCATTTCAAGTTTGAACAGATCATTAAAACTACGTGGTAATCGTACAATTAAATCGATCATTCAGATTGACGCTGCTGTAAATCCCGGTAATTCAGGAGGCCCCTTACTCAATTCACATGGCCAGTTAATTGGTATCAATACTGCTATTGCCAGCAAGACCGGCCAAAGTTCAGGTGTCGGTTTTGCAATTCCTTCGAATTTGGTGGCGCGTGTGGTTCCACAGTTACTGACACACGGCCACATGATCCATCCAGAAATCGGAATCCAGCGTGTCTACGAAACAGAACAGGGATTACTCGTAGCTAAGTTAACTCCCGGAGGCCCAGCTGAGAAAGCAGGGATACGTGGCCCCAAAATATTGCGACAGAGAAGAGGTTTGATTGTGATTGAGCGTGTTGATCGCGGAGCCGCAGATTTAATTGTTGCCGTTGATCAAAAACAGGTCAAATCCGCGTCTGATTTTCTTGACTATATCGAAAGTAAAAAGCCAGGAGACACGGTGACTGTGACTGTTCTAAGAGGCAAAGAGCAAACTCCTACCAAAGTCTCAGTGACTTTGACGGCCAGTCACCCGAGTCGGTAA
- a CDS encoding family 10 glycosylhydrolase, with protein sequence MKHYLFLTLVVFLTLLHSPISVPAEQDGLVSVKLRVEWGEQTPRNWNARFDIINGQIDTANSLGVSADESSVVSQTKQKVLYQPKTNRVFNSIEFQVRGDRSTQLQVFIQDQNDPQIVMKHQFALKEILKQKQILPISQTNAQLIIQQSPGDAFALKVSHPHLVFEPNEVIEIQAFPKFLQTTDATMGSEMHWSLFRARTKELIASGSIAIMQQNLNALLSEGFAFTVTAPTEGAYDLVVEMDTGHQAFAQFVVISPKKNSSSIQPHANETLPLVDELNLKGIQNHHDLIVRRPHKRFGKSLKSLLKSIPGSTPTTDSSLPWSAYHLKIRKTNQPHKLVLTYPIKQQSKLGFSILEPDAAGQLVPVGVDSGVYQSNSTLHNSLQGKSNNAQSEVIFWPRVNNPIILLHSLGSDVPAEIAQIKVYELPLSEGEVSPVIDTQVEKKRLVGPYLQKPLLPEIFGATQALDAMSNRSLDDWQTFYEAGNRLAAYLTHHQFNSLLMAVSADGSTIYPSKYLDPTPRYDSGVYHSTGQDIYRKDVLELLFRIFDREHLALIPELQFSSIIPSLENLIAKESDKAVGIELVNRYGQTWRNSKGTNRGQAPYYNPLNPQVQNEIAKIFRELVTRYKNHTSFQGVAVQLTLNGYLQLPGLKWGYDDKTVSQFEKETGVKIPETRDSHKFEKRYQFLTTSALPQWTKWRCQKIKELHQRLAGILIKERPDTRMIFSTRKLLPSHSINGDVVSLLNSGAQFHPVLMAMGLDFSDYHQISNCVVLRPSIFYTSQQKSSIAHVINNHPTVDDSFKTQINGTLFYHSPVEVRIPEFDQISPWQPAFTWLVSQVSSSDATNRIRYVHSIATLDPYVTFDGGWTIPFGQEQSTRSIRTQLQKLPARPFQTVESVEQPVVARLSRGKDKTYYYLVNDFPYACQATVELAVPSRAAIIHLENGEIVNTIESLQGTQKYSVSLDAFDFQAFEIQDPQVQIVSVECKVDQNALTDLYTKIDKKKDHLRKLHQSIEKTTAVVLHADFEEGAARDYILAGWEAKNQKRKSWTLDRNEAHSGKVSLVLDQMPGNSSLKTNEIPLNQSRYLNMSVWLKTDAKAMQVRIALEAEQNEKLKVQSAIVSVDHQWRKYLFRVKDIPTNQIKNAHILIEKLGSDKLWIDDVNLQIHQISPEDDRQMTKLVSTLSFAWNSQRYLDCYRLLESYWGQFGSEIDSAPTPSRSLNTPPVKHAERQRIRKLIRR encoded by the coding sequence GTGAAACATTACCTGTTTCTGACATTGGTCGTTTTTTTAACCCTATTACACAGCCCCATTTCTGTGCCTGCAGAACAGGATGGTCTGGTCAGTGTGAAACTCCGGGTCGAATGGGGGGAACAAACTCCTCGAAACTGGAATGCTCGATTTGATATCATCAATGGCCAAATCGATACCGCAAATTCACTCGGGGTCAGTGCAGATGAATCATCAGTCGTTTCACAAACCAAGCAGAAAGTATTGTATCAACCGAAAACCAACCGCGTTTTTAATAGTATTGAATTTCAAGTTCGCGGAGATAGATCAACACAACTGCAGGTTTTCATACAAGATCAAAACGATCCGCAAATTGTAATGAAACATCAGTTTGCCTTGAAAGAGATTCTGAAGCAGAAACAAATATTACCTATCAGCCAAACTAACGCTCAACTAATTATTCAACAGTCCCCCGGAGATGCTTTCGCTTTAAAAGTTAGTCATCCACACCTGGTATTTGAACCAAATGAAGTGATTGAGATTCAGGCATTTCCCAAGTTTCTCCAGACAACTGATGCAACAATGGGTTCCGAAATGCACTGGTCACTGTTTCGAGCTCGTACCAAGGAACTGATTGCATCCGGTTCCATTGCGATCATGCAGCAAAACCTGAACGCCTTATTAAGTGAGGGTTTCGCTTTTACAGTTACCGCGCCTACCGAAGGAGCCTATGATCTGGTAGTCGAAATGGATACGGGACACCAGGCATTCGCCCAGTTTGTGGTCATCTCCCCAAAAAAGAATAGTTCGTCAATTCAACCTCATGCTAATGAAACGTTACCATTAGTCGATGAACTTAATTTGAAAGGGATCCAAAATCATCATGATTTGATTGTGCGTCGTCCGCATAAGCGATTTGGAAAATCTCTCAAGTCACTGCTCAAGTCGATTCCAGGCTCAACTCCAACGACAGACTCGTCTCTCCCCTGGTCTGCTTACCATCTCAAAATCAGAAAAACTAACCAGCCACATAAACTTGTCTTAACTTATCCGATTAAACAGCAATCAAAACTAGGCTTTAGTATTCTTGAGCCTGATGCAGCCGGCCAGTTGGTTCCAGTAGGCGTTGATTCAGGAGTTTATCAATCGAATTCCACTTTGCATAATTCATTGCAGGGAAAATCAAACAATGCTCAATCAGAAGTTATATTTTGGCCTCGAGTCAATAATCCTATCATTCTATTGCACAGCCTGGGATCTGACGTACCTGCTGAGATTGCTCAAATAAAAGTTTATGAGCTACCACTTTCAGAAGGGGAAGTTTCCCCTGTTATTGATACTCAGGTAGAGAAGAAACGACTTGTTGGACCTTATCTACAAAAGCCTTTATTACCCGAAATCTTTGGGGCGACACAAGCCCTGGATGCAATGAGTAATCGAAGTTTGGATGACTGGCAGACATTTTATGAAGCGGGAAATCGACTCGCCGCTTATCTGACTCATCATCAGTTTAACAGTCTTCTCATGGCTGTTTCGGCAGATGGAAGTACAATCTATCCATCAAAATATTTAGATCCCACTCCCCGCTATGATTCCGGCGTGTATCACTCTACGGGACAAGATATCTACCGAAAAGACGTTTTAGAACTGCTATTTCGAATTTTTGACCGGGAACATCTCGCATTAATACCAGAATTACAGTTCTCTTCTATCATTCCGTCCCTGGAGAATCTAATCGCAAAAGAATCCGATAAAGCTGTGGGAATTGAACTGGTAAATCGATATGGCCAAACCTGGCGAAATTCCAAAGGTACGAACAGAGGACAGGCTCCCTATTACAATCCGTTAAATCCACAGGTACAAAATGAAATTGCCAAAATTTTTCGCGAGTTAGTCACTCGTTATAAAAATCATACATCCTTTCAAGGCGTAGCTGTTCAGCTGACTTTAAATGGCTACCTTCAGTTGCCAGGTTTAAAGTGGGGCTACGATGATAAAACAGTTTCGCAATTTGAAAAAGAGACCGGAGTTAAGATTCCTGAAACTCGGGATTCCCACAAATTTGAAAAACGCTATCAGTTTTTAACCACTTCTGCGCTTCCACAATGGACAAAATGGCGCTGCCAGAAAATAAAAGAGCTGCATCAACGTTTGGCTGGAATTCTTATAAAAGAACGACCAGATACTCGCATGATCTTTTCTACAAGAAAATTATTACCATCGCATAGTATAAATGGCGATGTTGTTTCCTTGTTAAATTCAGGAGCACAGTTTCACCCTGTTCTAATGGCAATGGGATTAGATTTTTCAGATTACCACCAGATCAGTAACTGTGTCGTTTTAAGGCCCAGTATCTTCTATACCAGCCAGCAAAAGTCATCGATAGCACACGTTATTAATAATCATCCAACTGTTGATGATTCCTTTAAAACTCAGATTAACGGTACTTTATTTTATCACTCTCCTGTTGAAGTACGGATTCCTGAATTTGATCAGATTTCTCCCTGGCAACCAGCGTTTACCTGGCTCGTCTCCCAAGTTTCATCATCAGACGCTACGAACCGCATTCGTTATGTGCACTCAATTGCCACATTGGATCCGTATGTTACTTTTGATGGAGGCTGGACAATTCCTTTCGGCCAAGAGCAATCGACTCGCTCCATTCGTACGCAGCTTCAAAAGTTACCGGCGAGGCCATTTCAAACAGTAGAATCAGTAGAACAACCAGTTGTGGCTCGTTTGTCACGTGGAAAAGATAAAACCTATTACTATCTTGTAAACGATTTCCCATATGCTTGTCAGGCAACGGTCGAACTCGCTGTACCATCCAGGGCAGCTATCATTCATCTAGAGAATGGTGAAATCGTAAACACAATCGAATCATTGCAGGGAACACAGAAATATTCGGTCTCTTTAGATGCATTTGACTTTCAAGCCTTTGAAATTCAAGATCCTCAGGTACAAATTGTATCTGTAGAATGCAAAGTTGATCAAAATGCATTAACTGATTTATATACGAAAATTGATAAAAAGAAAGATCATCTACGAAAGTTGCATCAGTCGATTGAAAAAACAACTGCAGTCGTCTTACATGCAGACTTTGAAGAAGGCGCTGCCCGCGACTACATTTTGGCAGGTTGGGAAGCAAAGAATCAAAAACGAAAATCCTGGACTTTAGATCGGAATGAGGCACATTCCGGTAAGGTATCATTGGTTCTGGATCAAATGCCGGGGAATAGCTCCCTGAAAACGAATGAAATTCCGTTAAATCAAAGCCGCTATCTAAACATGAGCGTCTGGTTAAAAACCGATGCGAAAGCAATGCAAGTCAGAATTGCTTTAGAAGCAGAACAGAATGAAAAGTTGAAAGTGCAATCGGCCATCGTCAGTGTTGATCACCAATGGCGAAAATATTTATTTCGAGTAAAAGACATTCCTACCAATCAAATCAAGAATGCGCATATCTTAATCGAAAAACTGGGGTCCGACAAATTATGGATCGATGATGTCAATTTACAGATTCATCAAATTTCCCCGGAAGACGATAGACAAATGACGAAACTTGTTTCCACCCTCTCTTTTGCTTGGAATTCTCAACGCTATCTAGACTGTTACCGTCTCTTAGAAAGCTATTGGGGACAATTTGGAAGTGAAATCGATTCCGCTCCAACTCCCTCTCGATCACTAAATACTCCGCCAGTAAAACATGCTGAACGCCAAAGAATTCGCAAGTTGATCCGTCGTTAA
- a CDS encoding 6-phosphofructokinase, with amino-acid sequence MRRIALLTAGGDTPALNATIFGAVERANELRIEVVGIIKGFGGLLDPNVPHLRLNPLYSTIPELDPRCGGTILGSSRTYIDESHSDELKLVKKRLDQLGIEGLICIGGDGTINGMQPVSQFMPCVLAPKTIDNDLGLNYLDETNEWVREVNPETKKEHFRKLPSKQDIELDDIVNFATPGYATAVYVCAQGVQRIRTTAESHRRIAIVEVMGRESGYLALGSAYGQPDIILIPEVPLNYERFEQRVRDLYDVQKNVVIVIGEGLRDENGKRLGDISQSVDPAGNVIFSGAAEVLQNMLIDSLGDHYFVSRRRHELAKSATFTRKIGHTQRGGRPILFDRFYATQLGGKAVDLIVQRQNNYVAILQWSEQKGFYVSSINGNALRDSWRGIHPRLLHLGFYDEHRFQPSKLGVDYLSKIFTDAIGSDDLEQIREDLFDTGHLKTRYQSSNVRIHKHIRYLNSNSINEERPDDQF; translated from the coding sequence ATGCGTCGGATTGCACTCTTAACGGCAGGTGGAGATACACCGGCTTTGAATGCGACAATTTTTGGAGCCGTCGAACGAGCAAATGAGCTACGCATTGAAGTAGTAGGAATTATCAAAGGATTTGGTGGGCTGCTAGATCCCAACGTACCTCACCTGCGACTTAATCCCTTGTACTCCACAATTCCAGAGCTTGATCCACGTTGTGGAGGTACAATATTAGGCTCCTCTCGTACTTACATTGATGAATCGCATTCAGACGAGTTGAAGCTCGTCAAAAAACGTTTAGATCAACTCGGCATCGAGGGTTTAATCTGTATTGGCGGTGATGGGACAATTAATGGGATGCAACCTGTTTCCCAATTTATGCCATGCGTGTTGGCTCCCAAGACCATCGACAATGATCTGGGTTTGAATTATCTGGACGAAACTAATGAGTGGGTTCGAGAAGTGAACCCGGAAACAAAAAAAGAGCACTTCCGAAAACTGCCTAGCAAACAAGACATTGAATTAGACGACATTGTGAATTTTGCCACTCCCGGTTATGCCACAGCAGTTTATGTCTGTGCTCAGGGGGTCCAACGCATCCGAACAACTGCCGAAAGTCATCGCCGCATCGCCATAGTCGAAGTAATGGGGCGAGAATCTGGTTATCTGGCACTGGGATCCGCCTATGGTCAACCCGATATCATTCTGATCCCGGAAGTCCCTCTGAATTACGAACGATTTGAACAACGGGTACGCGATTTGTACGATGTTCAAAAAAACGTGGTGATTGTCATCGGAGAAGGTTTACGAGATGAAAATGGAAAACGACTCGGTGATATTTCTCAAAGTGTAGACCCTGCGGGGAACGTGATTTTCAGTGGTGCTGCCGAAGTGTTGCAAAATATGCTGATCGATTCACTCGGCGATCACTACTTTGTCTCCAGAAGACGACATGAACTCGCAAAATCTGCTACCTTTACTCGAAAAATTGGGCACACCCAACGTGGTGGACGTCCCATCCTGTTTGATCGTTTTTATGCAACGCAATTGGGGGGTAAAGCGGTCGACCTGATCGTACAACGCCAAAATAATTATGTTGCAATCTTGCAGTGGAGTGAACAGAAAGGTTTTTATGTCAGTTCCATCAATGGAAATGCGTTGAGAGATTCTTGGCGGGGTATCCACCCCAGATTATTGCACTTAGGATTTTATGATGAGCATCGATTTCAGCCATCCAAGCTCGGAGTCGATTATCTTTCCAAAATCTTTACCGATGCCATTGGTTCAGATGATCTTGAGCAAATACGGGAGGACCTGTTTGATACTGGTCACTTAAAAACCAGATATCAAAGCAGCAATGTCAGAATTCACAAACACATTCGCTATTTGAATTCAAATTCAATCAACGAAGAACGGCCTGACGATCAATTTTAA
- a CDS encoding c-type cytochrome, with protein MRLLCIFICIFQTLLSCSLPISAEESSVDRGYRFLTSKAYLPPDFDQAVFDDLWKVWPEELKEKAEKASPAARRKMIYSYYGIMERPDSKSAPLGYVVTPQQKWVMNCFTCHGGKVAGSVIPGAPNSHVALHTLTEDVSKVKLQQLKKLSHLDMAALGMPLGTTHGTTNSVIFGVILDSLRDPEMNFDKSRSIPQLLHHDMDPPAWWNVKRKQKIYTDAFVTKNHRVLMQFILVPQNNASEIKNWESDFADILAYIESLEAPHYRWDIDKQLAQQGKKIFNHHCARCHGTYGDNSTYPEKTIPIADLQTDSARLNSLPVAYRAALNQSWLSRFGKDPVVEAPGGYVAPPLNGVWASAPYFHNGSVPTLWHVLHPEERPQVWKRTENGYDINKVGLEIKSFPMLPEKLSKMEKRTYFDTTQFGKSASGHYYPNDLDQAEKQAVLEYLKTL; from the coding sequence ATGCGACTTCTATGCATTTTCATTTGCATTTTTCAGACATTATTGAGTTGCTCACTTCCAATATCTGCGGAAGAATCTTCAGTCGATCGGGGATACCGGTTCTTAACGTCAAAAGCGTACTTACCACCTGATTTTGATCAAGCAGTCTTTGACGATCTCTGGAAAGTCTGGCCAGAGGAATTAAAAGAGAAAGCAGAAAAGGCATCACCCGCAGCACGCCGCAAGATGATCTATTCCTATTATGGAATCATGGAACGCCCTGATTCGAAGTCCGCTCCATTAGGCTATGTCGTGACTCCTCAACAAAAATGGGTGATGAACTGTTTTACTTGTCATGGAGGAAAAGTTGCTGGCTCTGTAATTCCCGGTGCGCCCAATAGCCACGTCGCATTACACACACTCACGGAAGATGTCAGCAAAGTGAAACTTCAGCAACTCAAGAAATTGAGCCATCTGGACATGGCTGCGCTGGGCATGCCATTGGGAACGACACATGGAACCACTAACTCGGTGATCTTTGGAGTCATTCTTGATTCACTCCGTGACCCTGAGATGAATTTTGACAAAAGCCGTTCGATTCCTCAATTATTACACCATGATATGGATCCCCCTGCCTGGTGGAATGTGAAACGAAAACAGAAAATTTACACCGATGCCTTCGTCACAAAAAATCATAGGGTATTGATGCAGTTCATTCTGGTGCCACAAAATAATGCAAGTGAAATTAAAAACTGGGAATCCGATTTTGCTGACATTCTAGCTTACATTGAGTCATTAGAGGCCCCCCACTATCGCTGGGACATCGACAAGCAACTTGCCCAACAAGGAAAGAAAATCTTTAATCATCACTGTGCGCGCTGCCATGGAACTTATGGCGACAACTCTACCTATCCAGAGAAAACGATACCAATTGCTGATTTGCAAACTGATTCGGCGCGATTGAATTCATTACCGGTTGCGTATCGTGCCGCTTTAAATCAGAGCTGGCTTTCCCGCTTCGGAAAAGATCCAGTTGTTGAAGCACCAGGAGGATATGTTGCGCCTCCACTGAATGGTGTTTGGGCTTCTGCCCCTTATTTTCACAATGGTTCGGTGCCAACTTTGTGGCATGTATTGCATCCTGAAGAACGTCCTCAAGTTTGGAAACGTACGGAAAATGGATATGACATCAACAAAGTTGGTTTAGAAATCAAATCGTTTCCAATGCTTCCAGAAAAGTTATCCAAAATGGAAAAACGGACCTATTTTGATACAACACAATTTGGGAAATCGGCGAGTGGACATTATTATCCGAACGATTTAGATCAGGCTGAAAAACAAGCAGTTTTGGAATATTTAAAAACGCTCTAA